In a genomic window of Weissella tructae:
- the hslO gene encoding Hsp33 family molecular chaperone HslO, whose translation MTDKLVRAVTHDGAFRAIALDATEMVQVTSKYHAASTLGLVVLGRALIGGLLLSNALLKGDERLVMTINGGGPIGKVVVETSAEGHVRGYVENPTLELPLKADGQVDVAGAVGTNGFLTVTKDMGEGMAPFNGQVELATGEIGDDIAYYLAKSEQIPSAVALTVDVSDAGVEVAGGFMVSALPDATEADIMGLETKLQNLPAMNDVLGANHEPFDALTALFGDDAVKLLEEMPVVPYPENTKMDYTKMLATLPVEQLTDMLENDHGLEVVDRFTGNRIQFSEAELAAIIAQVNAAQ comes from the coding sequence ATGACAGATAAGTTAGTACGTGCAGTAACACATGATGGCGCATTTCGTGCCATTGCATTAGACGCAACTGAAATGGTACAAGTAACAAGCAAGTACCATGCCGCATCAACACTAGGATTGGTTGTGTTGGGACGTGCATTAATTGGTGGTTTATTACTATCTAATGCATTACTAAAGGGTGATGAACGTTTAGTAATGACAATTAATGGTGGTGGGCCTATTGGGAAGGTTGTTGTAGAAACGTCAGCCGAAGGACATGTTCGTGGATATGTTGAAAACCCAACACTAGAACTACCATTAAAGGCAGATGGTCAAGTAGACGTCGCTGGAGCAGTTGGAACAAACGGATTTTTGACTGTAACAAAGGATATGGGCGAAGGTATGGCACCATTTAATGGCCAAGTAGAATTGGCCACTGGTGAAATCGGAGATGACATTGCTTACTACCTAGCAAAGTCAGAACAAATCCCATCTGCAGTTGCGTTAACAGTGGACGTTTCAGATGCTGGTGTTGAAGTTGCTGGTGGATTTATGGTCTCTGCCTTACCTGATGCAACCGAAGCAGATATCATGGGGCTAGAAACAAAGCTACAAAACTTACCAGCGATGAATGACGTACTTGGTGCTAACCATGAACCGTTTGATGCATTAACAGCGTTGTTTGGGGATGATGCGGTTAAGTTGTTGGAAGAAATGCCAGTTGTTCCATATCCTGAAAACACAAAGATGGACTACACAAAGATGTTGGCAACATTGCCTGTCGAACAATTAACAGATATGTTGGAAAATGACCACGGTTTGGAAGTGGTGGA